GTTCAACTTGACAAGACTTTTGCAGATAATACCCCTTAATATCAGAACTCGGACCATCCCAAATACTGAGTAAATCTAATTTATATCCAGATTTGATATTAGTTACACGCGCTTCCAAACGCCATAACTTTCTTTCTTCATATTCTCCTAGTTGCTGATTTATAACTTGATTCCCCAAGCTTTTCACTTCCTTTGTTGCTTCTAGCAACCATCTTTCCACTTGTGACCAAGGTTTTTGATTTAACTCTTCTTCTACTCTTGTTTGCAGTGTATCGAGAATGGTAACACCATTTTTGGGGATTTTTCGGACTTCTGGTGTTGTCTGTGTTTCTGGTTCTGCGATTCTAATCACAAAGGTACTACGCCCAAAGTCATCTGTGAGTATGCTGGGGTATTGTGTTAACCAATTATCCATGACAAAGTAAAACTGAATCCAGCAACTGATTAGCATACAGCTAGCTACTAAAACTATGATTTTTTCCCGAACTTCTGGTTTCGGAATTTTCGCTGTAGTGCTGCTATCAGTACCTTCAATAAAATCTGGAATTGCTGTAATTATTCCCGCGATTGTCGGCCAGAGGATAATTGTTCTGGGTGTAATCACATCCTCGGAATTACCAAATGCAAAAACACTGACTAAAAATCCAGTTATGACTGCTCCCACTGGCATAAAAGTACCAGGAACTCTTAAAGGATCTTCAGTAGTATACCAAGCCGTACCAGCAATTAAAAATAACCACCCTAAAAATGCAATGACATTTTCTACATAACCCGCAGCCAAAAATGAAAGTATCCACGAATAAGCACTCAAATAAATGAATGTTTGCCAGGAATAAGCTTTGGGGGGAATTAATAGCTTTTTAATTCCCTCATAAATGCCGGCAAAAAACTGGAAAAATACGAAAATATCTTTAAATAATGTTTGCATCCTTCACACCTCTAATTAATTAAACCTATAAAATTATCAATTAACTTGACTTTCTACTCAACAAGATAATTAAGCTAATGGCGCTGTAACTCAGGGAATTTGCGATCAAGATAGTAGTAACTAAATTTGTACTTTGCAATCTAGCAATGCTGGAGCGTCGCCATTTTAATCGCTTATTCTCTGGAGTATTTTCATAAAGTTTTGGCAAATTCTCTTTTAATGAAATTACAAAAAACCTTAAAAGAAAGAATTTCATCAAAAATGTCATAAAAAACATGATCGAAGCAGTGAAAATCAGAAAAGTTTGTGTGCTTTGCAATCTAAAAGTATGAAAAAATGTGTAACTAATTAATTCTGATTTTAAATTTATAGGTAACATTGGTTCTATGATAAAAAAGATTATCCAACCAATAGTGCTGGAAAAAAGATTTATAGCTATGGCATAAAAAGCACTAGTTTTTTTGTCAAATTTTAGCCTCTTGTTCAAAACGTATGCTTCTATAGGAATGGCAATCAGTAAAAACAAAAATTCAAATAAAATTGCACCGATAGGCAATATTCTAGGAATAGCGAAATCTCCAAGTCCAAGCATAAAATCTTCAGATTAATGGCTGAGTTTAATTATCTCATTGTTATTGTTGATAGTCATCTTGGTGTCACAGTATAATATTATTCATTGTGTAGTCAGTAAGCCCTAGGGCTTGTCAAACAATTTTAGATTTTAGATTTTAGATTTTAGATTTTAGATTGACCCCACAGATAAATCTACGGGCTTGAGGATTTTAGATTTGGGATTTTCGATTGATTGATTCCACAGATAAATCTGGGGGCTTGTACCATTAAGGAACTATTGGTCATTTTGATACTATACCCTGTTGGCTTGAGTCTAGCAGCGCTATATCTGTACTGCTATTTAATGGCTTCTGCTGTTTAAGGTAAAATTTAGGTGACAGATTCCCACGTTACAGCTTTTCAAGACATGACAAGGAACGGTATCGGTATTCGCACGGCGCAAGTGCGTCCTGAACGGCTCACAGGTCAAATTCACGTTTACGATGGCGTGGGTAAAGGTAAGTCTCAAGCGGCTTTAGGGGTAGTTTTGCGCTCAATTGGCTTGGGAATAAATACACCGGGCGATTCCAGTCGGGTCTTATTGTTGCGGTTTTTGAAAGGGCCAGAACGTGATTATGATGAAGATGGCGCGATCGCAGCTTTGCAGCGTGGTTTTCCCCATTTAATTGATCAGGTTCGCACTGGGAGAGCCGAATTTTTTGGCCATGAGGAAATTACCTCCTTTGACCGAGAAGAAGCAATCAGGGGTTGGGATGTCGCCAAAGGTGCGATCGCTTCTGGTTTATATTCAGTTGTGGTTTTAGATGAAATTAACCCAGTCTTAGATTTGGGTTTGCTACCAGTGGATGAGGTGGTACGGACATTAAAATCCAAACCCCAGGAATTAGAAATCATCGCCACTGGACGCGCCGCACCCCAAGATTTGCTCGATATTGCCGATTTACATTCGGAAATGAAACCCCAAGACCATCCAAAAGCCAAAGAACTATTTATTGAGGGGATTGAAATTTATACTGGTGCTGGTAAAGGTAAGTCTACCAGTGCTTTAGGCAAAGCATTAAAAGCCATTGGTCGGGGAATTAATCATCCAGGGTCTACCCGCGTGTTGATTATGCAATGGCTCAAAGGTGGTAGTGGCTACACAGAGGACGCAGCGATCGCCGCTTTACAGCAATCATATCCAGAGGTGGTAGATCATCAACGCTGTGGTCGAGATGCGATTGTTTGGCGCAATTGTCGCCAAGAATTGGACTATGTAGAAGCTGAAAGGGGTTGGGAAATTGCCAAAACTGCGATCGCCTCTGGACTGTATAAAACCATCATTCTCGATGAACTCAATCCCACAGTTGACCTAGAACTACTTCCCGTAGAACCCATAGTCCAAGCCTTACTCCGCAAACCCCGCGATACCGAAGTCATTATCACTGGTCGCTGTC
The window above is part of the Nodularia spumigena CCY9414 genome. Proteins encoded here:
- the fraD gene encoding septal junction protein FraD, which encodes MQTLFKDIFVFFQFFAGIYEGIKKLLIPPKAYSWQTFIYLSAYSWILSFLAAGYVENVIAFLGWLFLIAGTAWYTTEDPLRVPGTFMPVGAVITGFLVSVFAFGNSEDVITPRTIILWPTIAGIITAIPDFIEGTDSSTTAKIPKPEVREKIIVLVASCMLISCWIQFYFVMDNWLTQYPSILTDDFGRSTFVIRIAEPETQTTPEVRKIPKNGVTILDTLQTRVEEELNQKPWSQVERWLLEATKEVKSLGNQVINQQLGEYEERKLWRLEARVTNIKSGYKLDLLSIWDGPSSDIKGYYLQKSCQVEPIAVSQGNSRIALNEVEQNNTVAEIECDRLSKFMAGELPAKQ
- the fraC gene encoding filament integrity protein FraC, whose amino-acid sequence is MLGLGDFAIPRILPIGAILFEFLFLLIAIPIEAYVLNKRLKFDKKTSAFYAIAINLFSSTIGWIIFFIIEPMLPINLKSELISYTFFHTFRLQSTQTFLIFTASIMFFMTFLMKFFLLRFFVISLKENLPKLYENTPENKRLKWRRSSIARLQSTNLVTTILIANSLSYSAISLIILLSRKSS
- a CDS encoding cob(I)yrinic acid a,c-diamide adenosyltransferase; protein product: MTRNGIGIRTAQVRPERLTGQIHVYDGVGKGKSQAALGVVLRSIGLGINTPGDSSRVLLLRFLKGPERDYDEDGAIAALQRGFPHLIDQVRTGRAEFFGHEEITSFDREEAIRGWDVAKGAIASGLYSVVVLDEINPVLDLGLLPVDEVVRTLKSKPQELEIIATGRAAPQDLLDIADLHSEMKPQDHPKAKELFIEGIEIYTGAGKGKSTSALGKALKAIGRGINHPGSTRVLIMQWLKGGSGYTEDAAIAALQQSYPEVVDHQRCGRDAIVWRNCRQELDYVEAERGWEIAKTAIASGLYKTIILDELNPTVDLELLPVEPIVQALLRKPRDTEVIITGRCQQQPAYFDLASVHSEVYCHKHYANQGVELKRGVDF